The following are encoded in a window of Collinsella aerofaciens genomic DNA:
- a CDS encoding dihydrofolate reductase, translating into MTCKLSAIVAVCEDWGIGCEGDMVVSNRADMRHFVACTKGCPVIMGRKTLLSFPGGRPLKNRRNIVLTRDEDFAPEGVDVVHSIDEALAAVAYEPVAWVIGGGDVYRQFLPYCVEAEVTHNHCVHVVDTYFPDLDADPAWEIAWRGGVATIASGEGDEGVDYEFVTYRRVEA; encoded by the coding sequence ATGACGTGTAAGCTATCTGCTATCGTCGCCGTGTGTGAGGATTGGGGCATTGGGTGCGAGGGCGACATGGTGGTGTCCAATCGCGCCGACATGCGCCATTTTGTGGCGTGCACCAAAGGTTGCCCGGTTATTATGGGGCGCAAGACCCTGTTGAGTTTTCCCGGTGGGCGTCCGCTCAAGAACCGCCGCAATATCGTACTCACGCGCGACGAGGATTTTGCGCCCGAGGGCGTCGACGTGGTGCATAGCATTGACGAAGCGCTCGCCGCGGTTGCCTATGAGCCTGTTGCATGGGTGATCGGTGGCGGCGATGTGTATCGGCAGTTTTTGCCGTATTGCGTCGAGGCCGAGGTCACGCATAACCACTGCGTGCATGTCGTGGACACGTACTTTCCCGACTTGGACGCCGATCCCGCGTGGGAGATTGCGTGGCGTGGCGGTGTTGCCACGATTGCCTCGGGCGAGGGCGACGAGGGTGTCGATTATGAGTTCGTGACGTATCGTCGCGTTGAGGCGTAA
- a CDS encoding TrmH family RNA methyltransferase: MTDAVEVLRIDSLEDERLDAYVRLTERELRCVLEPQKGIFIAESAKVIERAVRAGYEPVSFLLGERWLDQMMPLFERLVVREGAGPVPVFVASMELMEQLTGFNVTRGALAAFRRPRQIPVDEFLGGVVEAAGERPVRVCVLEGIVDHTNVGAIFRSAAALNVDGILVSPTCCDPLYRRSARVSMGTVFQVPWTRIGSEARVWPHDGLAALHEAGFSCAAMALTDDSVSLDDPALQEVDRLAIFMGTEGAGLGAKTIAGCDRAVRIPMAHGVDSLNVAAASAVAFWQLCPHVSNEYHYQPGLYH; encoded by the coding sequence ATGACTGATGCCGTTGAGGTTCTGCGAATTGATTCGCTCGAGGACGAGCGGCTCGATGCCTACGTGCGACTGACCGAGCGTGAGCTGCGCTGCGTGCTAGAGCCGCAAAAGGGCATCTTTATCGCCGAGAGTGCCAAGGTTATTGAGCGCGCGGTGCGTGCCGGATACGAGCCGGTGAGCTTTCTTTTGGGCGAACGCTGGCTCGACCAGATGATGCCGCTGTTTGAGCGCCTGGTTGTGCGCGAGGGTGCAGGTCCGGTTCCTGTGTTCGTGGCTTCCATGGAACTCATGGAGCAGCTGACGGGCTTTAACGTGACGCGCGGTGCGCTCGCGGCGTTTCGTCGCCCGCGGCAGATTCCGGTTGATGAGTTCTTGGGTGGCGTCGTCGAGGCGGCGGGGGAGCGCCCGGTGCGCGTGTGCGTGCTCGAGGGTATTGTCGACCACACGAACGTGGGTGCGATTTTCCGCTCGGCCGCCGCGCTCAATGTCGACGGTATTTTGGTCAGTCCGACGTGCTGCGACCCGCTGTACCGTCGCTCGGCCCGCGTGAGCATGGGCACGGTGTTTCAGGTGCCGTGGACGCGTATTGGCAGCGAGGCTCGTGTGTGGCCGCACGATGGCCTGGCGGCACTGCACGAAGCCGGTTTTTCGTGCGCTGCGATGGCGCTGACGGACGACTCCGTTTCGCTGGACGATCCTGCGCTGCAGGAGGTTGATCGCCTGGCGATCTTTATGGGCACCGAGGGTGCCGGCCTGGGCGCCAAGACTATCGCGGGCTGCGACCGAGCCGTGCGCATTCCGATGGCGCACGGGGTCGATTCGCTCAACGTGGCCGCGGCGAGTGCCGTCGCCTTTTGGCAGCTGTGCCCGCACGTGAGCAACGAGTATCACTACCAGCCGGGGCTGTATCACTAG
- a CDS encoding MATE family efflux transporter, translated as MAKKSTAIDVTQGVIWQQLLSLCVPIFFSSFFQQAYTLIGTYIVGQFGGKLALGGIQATMVLTELCIGFCVGAGAGCAVITGQYFGQHDDERLSRSVHTAMTLALVGGIAFSILGIVFVEPMLVLMNTPHELLAEGVAYARCYFAAMVAALLLNMGTALLRAVGDTRGPAVIIASGCLVNVVLDIIFVAVLHMEALGCGIAVALTICSNATMIVLRMMRAPGAWRLSLSKLGIDRGICKSMISCGLPLGFQSAAYSISNVLIQVSVNSFGADVTTAWGLSGRLDGIIWMVTEALGVSITTFSAQNFGARNYERMRKGYHTSLVLSFMLIGGLSAVLLVFSGPLSRLFVDDASISAYTTTILHFIAPFYAIFSIIENASGSIRGAGVSLQPMMLTIFGTVVLRVIWVFAIMPFDPSLEHLLLVYPVTWLITATMFTIYHHSGNWLGRATA; from the coding sequence GTGGCTAAGAAATCTACGGCTATCGATGTAACGCAGGGTGTTATTTGGCAGCAGCTGCTTTCGCTGTGCGTTCCCATCTTTTTTAGTTCGTTTTTTCAGCAGGCCTACACGCTTATCGGTACCTATATCGTCGGTCAGTTTGGCGGCAAGCTCGCGCTAGGTGGCATTCAAGCTACGATGGTGCTCACCGAGCTCTGCATTGGCTTTTGCGTTGGCGCCGGCGCCGGCTGCGCGGTCATTACCGGTCAGTATTTTGGTCAGCACGATGATGAGCGACTGAGTCGTTCGGTCCATACAGCCATGACGCTCGCGCTGGTGGGCGGTATCGCTTTCTCGATTCTTGGCATAGTGTTCGTTGAGCCCATGCTGGTGCTTATGAACACGCCGCATGAACTATTGGCCGAGGGCGTGGCCTATGCTCGCTGTTATTTTGCCGCGATGGTTGCGGCACTGCTGCTTAATATGGGAACCGCACTGCTGCGTGCCGTGGGCGACACGCGCGGCCCCGCCGTGATCATTGCCTCTGGCTGCCTGGTTAACGTGGTGCTGGATATCATTTTTGTCGCTGTGTTGCATATGGAGGCGCTGGGCTGCGGCATCGCGGTGGCGCTGACCATTTGCTCCAATGCAACGATGATCGTGTTGCGCATGATGCGCGCTCCGGGTGCATGGCGTCTTTCGCTGTCTAAGCTCGGTATCGATCGCGGTATTTGCAAGAGTATGATCTCGTGTGGTCTGCCACTCGGTTTTCAATCGGCTGCCTATTCGATCTCGAACGTGCTGATCCAGGTGTCGGTTAATTCGTTTGGCGCCGATGTCACGACTGCTTGGGGTCTATCTGGGCGCCTGGATGGCATTATCTGGATGGTGACCGAGGCGCTCGGCGTATCGATCACTACGTTCTCGGCGCAGAACTTTGGCGCGCGCAACTACGAGCGCATGCGCAAGGGCTACCATACGTCGCTCGTGCTGTCGTTTATGCTCATTGGTGGCCTGTCTGCCGTGCTGCTGGTGTTCTCGGGCCCGCTGTCGCGTTTGTTTGTCGACGATGCTTCGATTTCGGCGTACACCACGACTATCCTCCATTTCATTGCGCCGTTCTATGCGATTTTCTCGATTATCGAGAACGCCTCGGGTTCCATCCGCGGCGCCGGCGTGAGTTTGCAGCCTATGATGCTCACCATCTTTGGCACCGTTGTCTTGAGGGTGATCTGGGTGTTTGCGATCATGCCCTTCGATCCGTCGCTCGAGCATCTACTGCTGGTTTACCCCGTAACCTGGCTCATCACCGCAACCATGTTCACCATCTACCACCACAGCGGCAACTGGCTAGGTCGCGCCACCGCCTAG
- a CDS encoding cob(I)yrinic acid a,c-diamide adenosyltransferase produces MYTGDGKGKTTAALGLALRATGYGLDVLRLQFAKKLHCAEHDAAPRLGLRIVQADRDTPEACAAQIMELACEQISQVDVLILDELGEAMRRGFVTREDVEALIAIKPATTELVLTGRGLLPLADLADLVTEIRPIKHYFDEGLLARQGIEY; encoded by the coding sequence ATCTATACAGGCGACGGCAAGGGCAAGACGACGGCTGCGCTGGGGCTCGCGCTGCGCGCGACGGGCTACGGGCTCGACGTTCTTAGGCTGCAGTTTGCCAAGAAACTGCACTGCGCCGAACACGATGCCGCGCCGCGCCTGGGGCTGCGCATCGTACAAGCTGACCGCGACACGCCCGAGGCTTGCGCCGCACAGATCATGGAGCTCGCATGCGAGCAGATATCACAGGTCGACGTTCTGATTTTGGACGAACTCGGCGAGGCCATGCGCCGCGGCTTCGTGACACGCGAGGATGTCGAAGCGCTGATCGCGATAAAGCCCGCCACCACGGAACTCGTGCTCACCGGCCGCGGGCTGCTGCCGTTGGCCGACCTCGCGGACTTAGTCACCGAAATACGTCCCATCAAACACTACTTCGACGAAGGCCTCCTAGCCCGCCAAGGCATCGAATACTAA
- the ftsH gene encoding ATP-dependent zinc metalloprotease FtsH: protein MEMDDNKRRRNMILYVLIAFVVYLVLSTVLFPNIGHTQQITKTDYSTFVKALDKKSVDKVEYNTDDYSIYYTKKGEDENIAYKTTGVPNDAGFTDRVLESGASLESVVPDKNSGLMTYYLLTLILPMAIFFLIGWWLNRRMKKAMGDDGPSMNFGGGGFGGGGLGKSGARVIASKDVGVTFKDVAGQEEAKESLKEVVDFLEKPQRYEEIGAKLPRGALLVGPPGTGKTLLAKAVAGEAGVPFFSISGSEFVEMFVGRGAAKVRDLFKQAKEKAPCIVFIDEIDTIGKKRDGGGFSGNDEREQTLNQLLTEMDGFDNHKGIVVLAATNRPDSLDPALLRPGRFDRRIPVELPDLTGRKNILELHAKSVKTEPPIDLTAIARATPGASGADLANIINEGALRAVREGRKRATQDDFEESVEVVIAGQQRKSTVLSDHEKQVVSYHEIGHAIVAARQKGSAPVTKITIVPRTSGALGYTMQVEEDERFLTTRQEVLDKLAVYCGGRAAEELIFGEMTTGAANDIEQATKLARNMVTRFGMSDEFGMMALGTVQNAYLNQDTSLTCAPGTAERVDAIVAKLIEDAHDRALQILKENKFKLHELARYLYKKETITGEEFMNLLTRENPLMPKQQ from the coding sequence ATGGAGATGGATGACAACAAACGTAGACGGAATATGATTCTCTACGTGCTCATCGCCTTCGTCGTCTACCTCGTGCTCTCGACCGTTCTGTTCCCCAACATCGGTCACACGCAGCAGATTACGAAGACCGATTACTCGACGTTTGTCAAAGCGCTCGATAAGAAGAGCGTCGACAAGGTCGAGTACAACACGGACGATTACTCGATTTATTACACCAAGAAGGGCGAGGACGAGAACATCGCCTACAAGACGACCGGTGTGCCGAATGACGCGGGCTTTACCGATCGCGTGCTTGAGTCTGGCGCTTCGCTGGAGTCGGTCGTTCCCGATAAAAACTCGGGTTTGATGACCTACTACCTGCTCACACTCATTCTTCCCATGGCGATTTTCTTCCTCATCGGTTGGTGGCTCAACCGCCGCATGAAGAAGGCTATGGGCGATGACGGCCCGTCGATGAACTTTGGCGGCGGCGGTTTTGGCGGCGGCGGACTGGGTAAGTCCGGCGCGCGCGTGATCGCCTCCAAGGACGTGGGCGTGACCTTTAAGGACGTCGCCGGTCAGGAAGAGGCCAAGGAGTCTCTCAAGGAGGTCGTCGACTTTCTGGAGAAGCCGCAGCGCTACGAGGAGATCGGCGCCAAGCTGCCGCGTGGTGCTCTCCTTGTTGGCCCTCCGGGTACCGGTAAGACCCTGCTTGCCAAGGCTGTTGCCGGCGAGGCCGGTGTTCCGTTCTTTAGCATTTCGGGCTCTGAGTTCGTTGAGATGTTTGTCGGTCGCGGCGCTGCTAAGGTTCGTGACCTGTTTAAGCAGGCCAAGGAAAAGGCACCGTGTATCGTCTTTATCGATGAGATCGATACCATCGGTAAGAAGCGCGATGGCGGCGGCTTTAGCGGCAACGACGAGCGCGAGCAGACGCTCAATCAGTTGCTGACCGAGATGGATGGCTTCGATAACCATAAGGGTATCGTTGTCCTTGCCGCAACCAACCGCCCCGACAGTCTCGATCCCGCTCTACTGCGCCCCGGTCGTTTTGACCGCCGCATCCCCGTCGAGCTGCCCGATCTGACCGGCCGCAAGAACATCCTCGAGCTGCATGCCAAGAGCGTGAAGACCGAGCCGCCGATCGACCTGACCGCGATTGCCCGCGCCACGCCCGGTGCCTCGGGCGCCGACCTGGCCAATATCATCAACGAGGGCGCCCTGCGCGCCGTTCGCGAGGGTCGCAAGCGTGCAACCCAGGACGACTTCGAGGAGTCGGTGGAGGTCGTCATTGCCGGCCAACAGCGTAAGTCCACGGTGCTGTCCGACCACGAGAAGCAGGTCGTTTCTTATCACGAGATCGGCCATGCCATCGTTGCCGCTCGCCAGAAGGGCTCTGCGCCGGTCACGAAGATCACCATCGTGCCGCGCACGAGCGGTGCTCTTGGTTATACCATGCAGGTCGAGGAGGACGAGCGCTTCCTGACGACGCGCCAGGAGGTCTTGGACAAGCTCGCTGTCTATTGCGGTGGCCGCGCAGCCGAGGAGCTCATCTTTGGAGAGATGACGACCGGCGCCGCCAACGACATCGAGCAGGCCACCAAGCTCGCCCGTAATATGGTGACGCGCTTTGGTATGTCCGACGAGTTTGGCATGATGGCGCTCGGTACCGTGCAGAACGCGTATCTCAATCAGGACACGTCGCTCACCTGCGCCCCCGGTACGGCCGAGCGCGTGGACGCGATTGTCGCCAAGCTGATCGAGGATGCGCACGACCGCGCTTTGCAGATTCTGAAGGAGAACAAGTTTAAGCTCCACGAGCTGGCTCGTTATCTGTATAAGAAGGAGACCATCACGGGCGAGGAGTTCATGAACCTCCTCACGCGCGAGAATCCGCTGATGCCCAAGCAGCAGTAA
- a CDS encoding DUF523 domain-containing protein, whose protein sequence is MKIVVSACLMGESCKYNGLDNYHRELVEACERTGTEVLLVCPEVFGGLPTPRKPSEIVNGEVRTCEGISVDREFRLGAQRALDMCEQAGGPEEIAACILQDRSPSCGAGRIYDGTFSGTLTAGNGVFVDLLLRHGYRVIPASEFDPSMLEQ, encoded by the coding sequence ATGAAGATCGTGGTGAGCGCCTGCTTGATGGGCGAGAGCTGCAAGTATAACGGGCTCGACAACTACCATCGCGAGTTGGTCGAGGCCTGCGAGCGTACAGGGACCGAGGTCCTCTTGGTGTGCCCTGAGGTCTTTGGGGGCCTGCCCACGCCGCGCAAGCCGTCCGAGATTGTGAACGGAGAGGTTCGTACCTGCGAGGGCATATCGGTCGATCGCGAATTTCGCCTGGGTGCCCAACGAGCGCTCGATATGTGCGAGCAGGCGGGCGGGCCGGAAGAGATCGCCGCGTGCATCCTGCAGGACCGTAGTCCCTCGTGCGGCGCGGGTCGCATCTACGACGGAACATTCAGCGGCACCCTTACGGCGGGCAACGGCGTCTTCGTTGATTTACTGCTCCGCCACGGTTATCGCGTGATCCCGGCTAGCGAGTTCGACCCCAGCATGCTGGAGCAATAA
- a CDS encoding iron-containing alcohol dehydrogenase family protein, translating into MRTIGMSDYTVGEDCFTELPAALAEYGAKKVAIIGGKRALAAALPGIEAALEGTDVEILETRVYGTNSTRANIAKVVNSPACQQADVLIACGGGKALDTVKTAAIELKKIVFTVPTICSNCSAATAIAVVYNDDGSLEGYSYPNRPAHIFINPKIIAEAPAEYFWAGVGDALSKQPEVEYATSAGDLEHTAGLGLALAHTCSEPLFTYGVQGLEDVRQNLSSEAVKQIALDIVVNTGYVSNLTNQNDYYYNSSVAHAFYNAACSIPREGTYLHGEVVSLGVLVLFAYTGDTENLKRYADFNKQMGLPVTLEQVGLSETDIPALCEHAHATNEWKQGNPEPFTDEKFAAAIKAANAYGHTL; encoded by the coding sequence ATGCGCACAATCGGAATGAGCGACTACACCGTCGGCGAGGATTGCTTTACCGAGCTGCCCGCCGCACTGGCGGAGTACGGCGCGAAGAAAGTCGCCATCATTGGTGGCAAGCGAGCCCTAGCTGCGGCGCTGCCGGGCATCGAGGCGGCGCTTGAAGGTACCGACGTCGAGATTCTGGAGACGCGCGTCTACGGCACCAACAGTACGCGCGCCAATATCGCCAAGGTCGTGAACTCCCCCGCTTGCCAGCAGGCAGACGTGCTTATCGCCTGTGGCGGCGGCAAGGCACTCGACACCGTCAAGACAGCGGCAATCGAGCTCAAGAAGATTGTCTTTACGGTGCCGACGATTTGCTCTAACTGTTCCGCCGCGACCGCCATTGCCGTCGTCTACAACGACGATGGATCGCTCGAGGGCTATTCGTACCCCAACCGACCGGCGCACATCTTCATCAATCCCAAGATCATCGCCGAGGCTCCGGCGGAGTACTTCTGGGCCGGCGTGGGCGACGCCCTGTCCAAGCAGCCCGAAGTCGAGTACGCCACGAGCGCCGGCGACCTGGAGCACACCGCCGGCCTTGGCCTGGCTCTTGCCCACACCTGTTCCGAGCCGCTGTTTACCTACGGTGTTCAGGGTCTTGAGGACGTTCGTCAGAATCTGTCGAGCGAGGCCGTCAAGCAGATCGCGCTCGACATCGTGGTCAACACGGGCTATGTCTCGAACCTGACCAACCAGAACGATTACTACTACAACTCGAGCGTGGCGCACGCGTTCTACAACGCCGCCTGCAGCATTCCGCGTGAGGGCACCTACCTGCACGGCGAAGTCGTAAGCCTGGGCGTGCTGGTGTTGTTCGCCTACACGGGCGACACCGAGAACCTTAAGCGCTATGCTGACTTCAACAAGCAGATGGGGCTGCCCGTAACGCTTGAGCAGGTCGGGCTTTCCGAGACCGATATCCCTGCCCTGTGCGAGCACGCGCACGCCACCAACGAGTGGAAGCAAGGCAACCCGGAGCCCTTCACCGACGAAAAATTCGCCGCCGCCATCAAGGCCGCCAACGCCTACGGCCACACGCTCTAG
- the ileS gene encoding isoleucine--tRNA ligase, translating into MNLPKTGFPMRAGLSKSEPKRLKDWQDNKVYEQVLKKNEGHKKFVLHDGPPYANGPIHIGHAMNKISKDMINRYWMMQGYEVPYVPGWDCHGQPIEHKVEEKLGTEKFNQTSTAKIRELCNKFAVENIELQKAGFRRLGVLGDWDNPYLTLYHQHDAADIEVFKAMFDKGMIYRGHKPVHWCKHCHTALAEAEIEYSDETSPSIFVRFEMTSKPAGLENFDGPVDFIIWTTTPWTIPSDQAVSLKPGAAYVAVEHEGRAEVMLEDLAPKCCEEFGWEYTPVMVDGKPYVVPAETFHHIHYKQPIFDGVEGVALLADYVGVDDGTGIVHNSPGHGVDDYFACLKEGITDICMPVDDDGKFYTGEEFGTGGPFSGMDTDEANPHIIEFLRERGTLVLEKKITHSYPHCWRCKHPVLFRATDQWFVSMDKTGLREQAGKEVRENVKWYPAHAANRIGAMVEQRPDWCISRQRNWGVPIPSYTCADCGEKVMNDATLDAVIKLFHEKGSDAWFTDAPESYLGEACVCPKCGGHHLKADKDILDVWWDSGVSWKAVCEYRPELEYPADVYLEGSDQHRGWFQSSLLTSVGANGHAPYKAVVSQGFTLDGQGRKMSKSLGNVIDPNKVCDEMGADIIRLWVASVDTSSDVSIDHEILARTSDAYRRFRNTLRFLLSELEGQFEPETDGVAFADLLPLDKLMVARLTQVQAEVDDAYSCYEFPRAYRALYDFVVTELSNVYLDALKDRLYCDKPGSLERRSAQTVLAELFSMLMRDLQPILSYTVDEAMAYAPGGCVDHQKYAALLDWYKSPITIDEANEFEGVLEASLELRSAVTKALEDARSAGTFTKSQQVRVKAVVPAEMYALLTGDKAVDLAEFYIVSDVELNQGEELSVAIEAAEGECCDRCWNYRTTVGEYNGHAHICKRCADAL; encoded by the coding sequence ATGAATCTGCCCAAGACCGGTTTTCCCATGCGTGCCGGTCTTTCCAAGTCCGAGCCCAAGCGACTCAAGGACTGGCAGGACAACAAGGTCTACGAGCAGGTTCTGAAGAAGAACGAGGGTCACAAGAAGTTCGTGCTGCACGACGGCCCTCCGTACGCCAACGGCCCGATTCACATCGGCCACGCCATGAACAAGATCTCCAAGGACATGATCAACCGTTACTGGATGATGCAGGGCTATGAGGTTCCCTATGTCCCCGGTTGGGACTGCCATGGCCAGCCGATCGAGCATAAGGTCGAGGAGAAGCTCGGCACCGAGAAGTTCAACCAGACCTCCACGGCTAAGATCCGCGAGCTTTGCAACAAGTTCGCCGTCGAGAACATCGAGCTGCAGAAGGCCGGCTTCCGTCGCCTGGGCGTGCTCGGCGACTGGGATAACCCCTACCTGACGCTCTATCACCAGCATGACGCTGCCGACATCGAGGTCTTCAAGGCCATGTTCGATAAGGGTATGATCTATCGCGGTCACAAGCCCGTCCATTGGTGCAAGCACTGCCACACCGCACTCGCTGAGGCCGAGATTGAGTACTCCGACGAGACGAGCCCGTCCATCTTCGTGCGCTTTGAGATGACCTCCAAGCCCGCAGGCCTCGAGAACTTCGACGGCCCGGTCGACTTTATCATCTGGACGACCACGCCGTGGACCATCCCCTCCGACCAGGCAGTTTCTCTCAAGCCCGGCGCCGCCTATGTCGCCGTTGAGCACGAGGGTCGTGCCGAGGTCATGCTCGAGGACCTGGCTCCCAAGTGCTGCGAGGAGTTTGGTTGGGAGTACACCCCGGTTATGGTCGACGGTAAGCCCTATGTGGTTCCCGCCGAGACCTTCCACCACATCCACTACAAGCAGCCGATCTTTGATGGTGTTGAGGGCGTGGCGCTGCTGGCCGATTACGTCGGTGTCGATGACGGTACCGGTATCGTCCACAACTCGCCCGGCCACGGCGTCGACGACTACTTTGCCTGCCTCAAGGAGGGCATTACCGACATCTGCATGCCGGTCGATGACGACGGCAAGTTCTACACCGGCGAGGAGTTTGGCACCGGTGGCCCCTTCAGCGGTATGGATACCGATGAGGCCAACCCGCACATCATCGAGTTCCTGCGCGAGCGCGGCACCCTGGTCCTCGAGAAGAAGATCACGCACAGCTATCCGCACTGCTGGCGCTGCAAGCACCCGGTGCTCTTCCGTGCTACCGACCAGTGGTTTGTCTCTATGGACAAGACCGGTTTGCGTGAGCAGGCTGGCAAGGAGGTTCGCGAGAACGTCAAGTGGTATCCGGCTCACGCCGCCAACCGCATTGGCGCCATGGTCGAGCAGCGTCCCGACTGGTGCATCAGCCGTCAGCGCAACTGGGGCGTGCCTATCCCCAGCTACACCTGCGCCGACTGCGGCGAGAAGGTCATGAACGACGCCACGCTCGACGCCGTCATCAAGCTCTTCCACGAGAAGGGCTCCGACGCCTGGTTCACCGACGCTCCCGAGAGCTACCTGGGTGAGGCCTGCGTCTGCCCCAAGTGTGGCGGCCATCACCTCAAGGCCGATAAGGACATCCTCGACGTGTGGTGGGATTCCGGCGTGTCCTGGAAGGCCGTCTGCGAGTATCGCCCCGAGCTTGAGTACCCGGCTGACGTGTATCTCGAGGGCTCCGACCAGCATCGCGGTTGGTTCCAGAGCTCGCTGCTCACTTCGGTGGGCGCCAACGGCCATGCTCCCTACAAGGCGGTCGTCTCGCAGGGCTTCACGCTCGACGGCCAGGGCCGCAAGATGTCCAAGTCGCTCGGCAACGTCATCGACCCCAATAAGGTCTGTGACGAGATGGGCGCCGACATCATCCGCCTGTGGGTTGCTTCCGTTGACACCAGCTCCGACGTGTCCATCGACCACGAGATTCTTGCCCGTACGTCCGATGCCTACCGTCGTTTCCGCAACACGCTGCGCTTCCTGCTTTCCGAGCTCGAGGGCCAGTTTGAGCCTGAGACCGACGGTGTCGCCTTTGCCGACCTGCTGCCGCTCGACAAGCTCATGGTTGCCCGTCTGACCCAGGTTCAGGCCGAGGTCGACGACGCTTACTCTTGCTACGAGTTCCCGCGCGCTTACCGTGCGCTTTATGACTTCGTGGTTACCGAGCTTTCCAACGTGTATCTCGACGCCCTGAAGGACCGCCTGTACTGCGACAAGCCCGGCTCGCTCGAGCGCCGCAGCGCCCAGACCGTGCTTGCCGAGCTCTTCTCGATGCTCATGCGCGACCTGCAGCCGATCCTGTCCTACACGGTCGACGAGGCCATGGCCTATGCGCCCGGCGGCTGCGTCGATCACCAGAAGTACGCCGCGCTGCTCGATTGGTACAAGTCGCCCATCACAATCGACGAGGCCAATGAGTTCGAGGGCGTGCTCGAGGCTTCGCTCGAGCTTCGTAGCGCCGTGACCAAGGCCCTCGAGGATGCCCGCTCCGCCGGCACCTTCACCAAGAGCCAGCAGGTCCGCGTTAAGGCGGTCGTTCCTGCCGAGATGTACGCGCTGCTGACCGGCGACAAGGCCGTCGACCTGGCCGAGTTCTACATCGTCTCCGATGTTGAGCTGAACCAGGGCGAGGAGCTTTCCGTCGCTATCGAGGCTGCCGAGGGCGAGTGCTGCGATCGTTGCTGGAACTACCGCACCACCGTCGGCGAGTACAACGGCCACGCGCATATCTGCAAGCGCTGCGCTGACGCGCTGTAA